A stretch of Carya illinoinensis cultivar Pawnee chromosome 14, C.illinoinensisPawnee_v1, whole genome shotgun sequence DNA encodes these proteins:
- the LOC122294280 gene encoding auxin response factor 4-like isoform X2 translates to MEIDLNYAVTEVEKNAYCNGDCGKGGCVCCLSSSTSSCSSNSSTAPVSSPIYLELWHACAGPLTSLPKKGNVVVYFPQGHLEQAASSTPFSPMEMPNIDLEPQIFCRVVNVQLLANKENDEVYTQVTLLPQPEFVRKILEGKVLQELGVDEDGGGGSPTKSTPHMFCKTLTASDTSTHGGFSVPRRAAEDCFPALDYKQQRPSQELVAKDLHGVEWRFRHIYRGQPRRHLLTTGWSVFVSQKNLISGDAVLFLRGENGELRLGIRRAVRPRNGLPDSIVGNENSYPKVLSLVASRLSTKSMFHVFYCPSQMKLLPPQMKPVTVGDSYSIQSQRASHAEFVISYQKYVKSITNPVTTGTRFKMRFEMDDSPERRCCGVVTGISDLDPYRWPNSKWRCLVIRWDEDISSDHTDRVSPWEIDPSISLPPLSIQSSPRLKKLRTSLPIIPPANPITVRGGGFLDFGESVRSPKVLQGQEKGFISPFYGCDTVNHTLDFEMRSPAHQNQSSIGIGKSNIGEYLKIHPTSYSGFAEFDRFPKVLQGQEICPLRSLTRKSEFNLDVWGKANPGCNASNMYQEPKPNFFPLQAETVQNLYLPYNDFYQAGQNPKMRCHATNVPRENVSFNPSSIQTGVVTNEFGPQNLQNERQPAENVSTAPTSGTTMRNLKDEKFNGNVAGCKVFGICLTGETPNLQVSVKVHKQGSLVGRAIDLSRLNGYSDLLSELERLFSMEGLLRDPDKGWQILYTDSENDMMVVGDDPWHEFCDVVSKIHIYTKDEVEKMTIGMISDDTQSCLEQAPMVMEASKSSSVG, encoded by the exons ATGGAAATTGATCTGAACTATGCAGTGACTGAGGTGGAGAAGAATGCATATTGTAATGGGGACTGTGGCAAGGGTGGTTGTGTTTGCTGTTTGTCCtcttcaacttcttcatgttcTTCAAATTCGTCTACAGCTCCTGTGTCCTCTCCAATTTATCTGGAGCTTTGGCATGCTTGTGCTGGCCCTCTCACCTCTCTGCCCAAGAAAGGAAATGTGGTTGTCTACTTCCCTCAAGGTCACTTAGAACAGGCTGCCTCATCCACTCCTTTCTCACCCATGGAGATGCCAAACATTGATCTCGAACCACAGATCTTCTGCAGAGTTGTCAATGTCCAACTACTC GCTAATAAGGAGAATGATGAGGTCTATACACAGGTTACTTTGCTTCCTCAGCCTGAG TTCGTGAGGAAGATTTTAGAGGGCAAAGTGCTTCAAGAGTTGGGGGTGGATGAGGATGGCGGTGGAGGATCGCCTACAAAGTCTACTCCTCACATGTTCTGCAAAACCCTTACTGCTTCTGATACCAGCACCCATGGGGGGTTCTCTGTTCCTCGTAGAGCTGCTGAAGACTGTTTTCCTGCTTTG GATTATAAGCAGCAGAGGCCCTCTCAAGAGCTTGTTGCTAAAGACCTGCATGGGGTGGAGTGGAGGTTCCGACATATTTATAGAG GTCAGCCAAGGCGGCATCTGCTCACTACAGGATGGAGCGTTTTTGTAAGCCAAAAAAACCTTATTTCGGGGGATGCAGTTCTCTTTTTGAG GGGTGAAAATGGAGAGCTGAGGTTGGGAATTAGAAGAGCTGTACGacctagaaatggtcttcctgaTTCAATTGTTGGCAATGAGAATTCTTATCCAAAAGTACTTTCTCTAGTAGCCAGTCGGCTATCCACAAAGAGCATGTTTCATGTTTTCTACTGTCCAAG TCAGATGAAACTACTTCCTCCACAGATGAAGCCTGTGACTGTTGGAGATAGTTACTCTATACAGTCCCAAAG GGCAAGTCATGCAGAGTTTGTCATATCCTACCAAAAGTATGTCAAAAGCATCACCAATCCTGTAACAACTGGAACTAGATTCAAAATGAGATTTGAAATGGATGATTCACCAGAAAGAAG GTGCTGTGGTGTAGTCACTGGAATAAGTGACTTGGATCCCTACAGATGGCCCAACTCTAAATGGAGATGTTTGGTG ATCAGATGGGATGAAGATATTTCAAGTGATCATACAGATCGAGTTTCTCCATGGGAAATTGATCCTTCGATTTCTCTCCCGCCATTGAGCATTCAGTCTTCTCCACGGCTTAAAAAGCTGAGGACAAGTCTACCAATAATCCCACCTGCCAACCCAATCACTG TGAGAGGGGGTGGGTTTTTGGACTTTGGGGAGTCTGTAAGATCCCCTAAGGTCTTGCAAGGTCAAGAAAAAGGTTTCATATCACCCTTCTATGGATGTGATACTGTAAACCACACACTGGATTTTGAGATGCGATCCCCTGCACATCAAAATCAATCGTCGATTGGGATAGGAAAGTCTAATATTGGTGAGTATTTGAAGATCCATCCCACCTCTTACTCAGGCTTCGCGGAATTTGATAGATTTCCAAAGGTCTTGCAAGGTCAAGAAATATGCCCATTGCGATCATTGACAAGAAAATCTGAGTTTAATTTGGATGTTTGGGGAAAAGCAAATCCTGGTTGCAATGCTTCCAACATGTATCAAGAACCAAAACCCAATTTCTTCCCCCTGCAAGCAGAGACTGTTCAAAATTTATATCTTCCCTATAATGACTTCTACCAAGCTGGCCAAAATCCCAAAATGCGCTGTCATGCAACTAACGTACCAAGAGAAAATGTCTCATTCAACCCATCTTCTATTCAGACAGGGGTTGTGACAAATGAATTTGGACCGCAGAATCTACAAAATGAGCGTCAGCCAGCTGAAAATGTGTCCACTGCCCCCACTTCAGGGACAACTATGAGAAAtctaaaagatgaaaaatttaatgGGAATGTGGCTGGCTGTAAAGTTTTTGGGATTTGCCTGACTGGGGAAACTCCAAACTTACAAGTTTCTG TGAAGGTTCACAAGCAAGGGAGCCTAGTAGGAAGAGCCATTGATCTCTCAAGGCTGAATGGATACAGTGACCTGCTTAGTGAACTAGAGCGGCTGTTTAGCATGGAGGGCCTTCTACGAGATCCGGATAAAGGATGGCAGATCTTGTACACCGACAGCGAAAATGACATGATGGTCGTTGGGGATGACCCATGGCA TGAGTTCTGTGATGTGGTTTCCAAGATCCATATATATACCAAAGATGAAGTGGAGAAGATGACCATTGGAATGATCAGTGACGATACTCAGAGCTGTTTGGAACAAGCACCAATGGTAATGGAAGCCTCGAAATCTTCATCAGTGGGTTAG
- the LOC122294280 gene encoding auxin response factor 4-like isoform X1, whose translation MEIDLNYAVTEVEKNAYCNGDCGKGGCVCCLSSSTSSCSSNSSTAPVSSPIYLELWHACAGPLTSLPKKGNVVVYFPQGHLEQAASSTPFSPMEMPNIDLEPQIFCRVVNVQLLANKENDEVYTQVTLLPQPEFVRKILEGKVLQELGVDEDGGGGSPTKSTPHMFCKTLTASDTSTHGGFSVPRRAAEDCFPALDYKQQRPSQELVAKDLHGVEWRFRHIYRGQPRRHLLTTGWSVFVSQKNLISGDAVLFLRGENGELRLGIRRAVRPRNGLPDSIVGNENSYPKVLSLVASRLSTKSMFHVFYCPSQMKLLPPQMKPVTVGDSYSIQSQRASHAEFVISYQKYVKSITNPVTTGTRFKMRFEMDDSPERRCCGVVTGISDLDPYRWPNSKWRCLVIRWDEDISSDHTDRVSPWEIDPSISLPPLSIQSSPRLKKLRTSLPIIPPANPITVRGGGFLDFGESVRSPKVLQGQEKGFISPFYGCDTVNHTLDFEMRSPAHQNQSSIGIGKSNIGEYLKIHPTSYSGFAEFDRFPKVLQGQEICPLRSLTRKSEFNLDVWGKANPGCNASNMYQEPKPNFFPLQAETVQNLYLPYNDFYQAGQNPKMRCHATNVPRENVSFNPSSIQTGVVTNEFGPQNLQNERQPAENVSTAPTSGTTMRNLKDEKFNGNVAGCKVFGICLTGETPNLQVSGKRSCTKVHKQGSLVGRAIDLSRLNGYSDLLSELERLFSMEGLLRDPDKGWQILYTDSENDMMVVGDDPWHEFCDVVSKIHIYTKDEVEKMTIGMISDDTQSCLEQAPMVMEASKSSSVG comes from the exons ATGGAAATTGATCTGAACTATGCAGTGACTGAGGTGGAGAAGAATGCATATTGTAATGGGGACTGTGGCAAGGGTGGTTGTGTTTGCTGTTTGTCCtcttcaacttcttcatgttcTTCAAATTCGTCTACAGCTCCTGTGTCCTCTCCAATTTATCTGGAGCTTTGGCATGCTTGTGCTGGCCCTCTCACCTCTCTGCCCAAGAAAGGAAATGTGGTTGTCTACTTCCCTCAAGGTCACTTAGAACAGGCTGCCTCATCCACTCCTTTCTCACCCATGGAGATGCCAAACATTGATCTCGAACCACAGATCTTCTGCAGAGTTGTCAATGTCCAACTACTC GCTAATAAGGAGAATGATGAGGTCTATACACAGGTTACTTTGCTTCCTCAGCCTGAG TTCGTGAGGAAGATTTTAGAGGGCAAAGTGCTTCAAGAGTTGGGGGTGGATGAGGATGGCGGTGGAGGATCGCCTACAAAGTCTACTCCTCACATGTTCTGCAAAACCCTTACTGCTTCTGATACCAGCACCCATGGGGGGTTCTCTGTTCCTCGTAGAGCTGCTGAAGACTGTTTTCCTGCTTTG GATTATAAGCAGCAGAGGCCCTCTCAAGAGCTTGTTGCTAAAGACCTGCATGGGGTGGAGTGGAGGTTCCGACATATTTATAGAG GTCAGCCAAGGCGGCATCTGCTCACTACAGGATGGAGCGTTTTTGTAAGCCAAAAAAACCTTATTTCGGGGGATGCAGTTCTCTTTTTGAG GGGTGAAAATGGAGAGCTGAGGTTGGGAATTAGAAGAGCTGTACGacctagaaatggtcttcctgaTTCAATTGTTGGCAATGAGAATTCTTATCCAAAAGTACTTTCTCTAGTAGCCAGTCGGCTATCCACAAAGAGCATGTTTCATGTTTTCTACTGTCCAAG TCAGATGAAACTACTTCCTCCACAGATGAAGCCTGTGACTGTTGGAGATAGTTACTCTATACAGTCCCAAAG GGCAAGTCATGCAGAGTTTGTCATATCCTACCAAAAGTATGTCAAAAGCATCACCAATCCTGTAACAACTGGAACTAGATTCAAAATGAGATTTGAAATGGATGATTCACCAGAAAGAAG GTGCTGTGGTGTAGTCACTGGAATAAGTGACTTGGATCCCTACAGATGGCCCAACTCTAAATGGAGATGTTTGGTG ATCAGATGGGATGAAGATATTTCAAGTGATCATACAGATCGAGTTTCTCCATGGGAAATTGATCCTTCGATTTCTCTCCCGCCATTGAGCATTCAGTCTTCTCCACGGCTTAAAAAGCTGAGGACAAGTCTACCAATAATCCCACCTGCCAACCCAATCACTG TGAGAGGGGGTGGGTTTTTGGACTTTGGGGAGTCTGTAAGATCCCCTAAGGTCTTGCAAGGTCAAGAAAAAGGTTTCATATCACCCTTCTATGGATGTGATACTGTAAACCACACACTGGATTTTGAGATGCGATCCCCTGCACATCAAAATCAATCGTCGATTGGGATAGGAAAGTCTAATATTGGTGAGTATTTGAAGATCCATCCCACCTCTTACTCAGGCTTCGCGGAATTTGATAGATTTCCAAAGGTCTTGCAAGGTCAAGAAATATGCCCATTGCGATCATTGACAAGAAAATCTGAGTTTAATTTGGATGTTTGGGGAAAAGCAAATCCTGGTTGCAATGCTTCCAACATGTATCAAGAACCAAAACCCAATTTCTTCCCCCTGCAAGCAGAGACTGTTCAAAATTTATATCTTCCCTATAATGACTTCTACCAAGCTGGCCAAAATCCCAAAATGCGCTGTCATGCAACTAACGTACCAAGAGAAAATGTCTCATTCAACCCATCTTCTATTCAGACAGGGGTTGTGACAAATGAATTTGGACCGCAGAATCTACAAAATGAGCGTCAGCCAGCTGAAAATGTGTCCACTGCCCCCACTTCAGGGACAACTATGAGAAAtctaaaagatgaaaaatttaatgGGAATGTGGCTGGCTGTAAAGTTTTTGGGATTTGCCTGACTGGGGAAACTCCAAACTTACAAGTTTCTGGTAAGCGGAGTTGTACTAAG GTTCACAAGCAAGGGAGCCTAGTAGGAAGAGCCATTGATCTCTCAAGGCTGAATGGATACAGTGACCTGCTTAGTGAACTAGAGCGGCTGTTTAGCATGGAGGGCCTTCTACGAGATCCGGATAAAGGATGGCAGATCTTGTACACCGACAGCGAAAATGACATGATGGTCGTTGGGGATGACCCATGGCA TGAGTTCTGTGATGTGGTTTCCAAGATCCATATATATACCAAAGATGAAGTGGAGAAGATGACCATTGGAATGATCAGTGACGATACTCAGAGCTGTTTGGAACAAGCACCAATGGTAATGGAAGCCTCGAAATCTTCATCAGTGGGTTAG
- the LOC122294280 gene encoding auxin response factor 4-like isoform X3 gives MEIDLNYAVTEVEKNAYCNGDCGKGGCVCCLSSSTSSCSSNSSTAPVSSPIYLELWHACAGPLTSLPKKGNVVVYFPQGHLEQAASSTPFSPMEMPNIDLEPQIFCRVVNVQLLANKENDEVYTQVTLLPQPEFVRKILEGKVLQELGVDEDGGGGSPTKSTPHMFCKTLTASDTSTHGGFSVPRRAAEDCFPALDYKQQRPSQELVAKDLHGVEWRFRHIYRGQPRRHLLTTGWSVFVSQKNLISGDAVLFLRGENGELRLGIRRAVRPRNGLPDSIVGNENSYPKVLSLVASRLSTKSMFHVFYCPRASHAEFVISYQKYVKSITNPVTTGTRFKMRFEMDDSPERRCCGVVTGISDLDPYRWPNSKWRCLVIRWDEDISSDHTDRVSPWEIDPSISLPPLSIQSSPRLKKLRTSLPIIPPANPITVRGGGFLDFGESVRSPKVLQGQEKGFISPFYGCDTVNHTLDFEMRSPAHQNQSSIGIGKSNIGEYLKIHPTSYSGFAEFDRFPKVLQGQEICPLRSLTRKSEFNLDVWGKANPGCNASNMYQEPKPNFFPLQAETVQNLYLPYNDFYQAGQNPKMRCHATNVPRENVSFNPSSIQTGVVTNEFGPQNLQNERQPAENVSTAPTSGTTMRNLKDEKFNGNVAGCKVFGICLTGETPNLQVSGKRSCTKVHKQGSLVGRAIDLSRLNGYSDLLSELERLFSMEGLLRDPDKGWQILYTDSENDMMVVGDDPWHEFCDVVSKIHIYTKDEVEKMTIGMISDDTQSCLEQAPMVMEASKSSSVG, from the exons ATGGAAATTGATCTGAACTATGCAGTGACTGAGGTGGAGAAGAATGCATATTGTAATGGGGACTGTGGCAAGGGTGGTTGTGTTTGCTGTTTGTCCtcttcaacttcttcatgttcTTCAAATTCGTCTACAGCTCCTGTGTCCTCTCCAATTTATCTGGAGCTTTGGCATGCTTGTGCTGGCCCTCTCACCTCTCTGCCCAAGAAAGGAAATGTGGTTGTCTACTTCCCTCAAGGTCACTTAGAACAGGCTGCCTCATCCACTCCTTTCTCACCCATGGAGATGCCAAACATTGATCTCGAACCACAGATCTTCTGCAGAGTTGTCAATGTCCAACTACTC GCTAATAAGGAGAATGATGAGGTCTATACACAGGTTACTTTGCTTCCTCAGCCTGAG TTCGTGAGGAAGATTTTAGAGGGCAAAGTGCTTCAAGAGTTGGGGGTGGATGAGGATGGCGGTGGAGGATCGCCTACAAAGTCTACTCCTCACATGTTCTGCAAAACCCTTACTGCTTCTGATACCAGCACCCATGGGGGGTTCTCTGTTCCTCGTAGAGCTGCTGAAGACTGTTTTCCTGCTTTG GATTATAAGCAGCAGAGGCCCTCTCAAGAGCTTGTTGCTAAAGACCTGCATGGGGTGGAGTGGAGGTTCCGACATATTTATAGAG GTCAGCCAAGGCGGCATCTGCTCACTACAGGATGGAGCGTTTTTGTAAGCCAAAAAAACCTTATTTCGGGGGATGCAGTTCTCTTTTTGAG GGGTGAAAATGGAGAGCTGAGGTTGGGAATTAGAAGAGCTGTACGacctagaaatggtcttcctgaTTCAATTGTTGGCAATGAGAATTCTTATCCAAAAGTACTTTCTCTAGTAGCCAGTCGGCTATCCACAAAGAGCATGTTTCATGTTTTCTACTGTCCAAG GGCAAGTCATGCAGAGTTTGTCATATCCTACCAAAAGTATGTCAAAAGCATCACCAATCCTGTAACAACTGGAACTAGATTCAAAATGAGATTTGAAATGGATGATTCACCAGAAAGAAG GTGCTGTGGTGTAGTCACTGGAATAAGTGACTTGGATCCCTACAGATGGCCCAACTCTAAATGGAGATGTTTGGTG ATCAGATGGGATGAAGATATTTCAAGTGATCATACAGATCGAGTTTCTCCATGGGAAATTGATCCTTCGATTTCTCTCCCGCCATTGAGCATTCAGTCTTCTCCACGGCTTAAAAAGCTGAGGACAAGTCTACCAATAATCCCACCTGCCAACCCAATCACTG TGAGAGGGGGTGGGTTTTTGGACTTTGGGGAGTCTGTAAGATCCCCTAAGGTCTTGCAAGGTCAAGAAAAAGGTTTCATATCACCCTTCTATGGATGTGATACTGTAAACCACACACTGGATTTTGAGATGCGATCCCCTGCACATCAAAATCAATCGTCGATTGGGATAGGAAAGTCTAATATTGGTGAGTATTTGAAGATCCATCCCACCTCTTACTCAGGCTTCGCGGAATTTGATAGATTTCCAAAGGTCTTGCAAGGTCAAGAAATATGCCCATTGCGATCATTGACAAGAAAATCTGAGTTTAATTTGGATGTTTGGGGAAAAGCAAATCCTGGTTGCAATGCTTCCAACATGTATCAAGAACCAAAACCCAATTTCTTCCCCCTGCAAGCAGAGACTGTTCAAAATTTATATCTTCCCTATAATGACTTCTACCAAGCTGGCCAAAATCCCAAAATGCGCTGTCATGCAACTAACGTACCAAGAGAAAATGTCTCATTCAACCCATCTTCTATTCAGACAGGGGTTGTGACAAATGAATTTGGACCGCAGAATCTACAAAATGAGCGTCAGCCAGCTGAAAATGTGTCCACTGCCCCCACTTCAGGGACAACTATGAGAAAtctaaaagatgaaaaatttaatgGGAATGTGGCTGGCTGTAAAGTTTTTGGGATTTGCCTGACTGGGGAAACTCCAAACTTACAAGTTTCTGGTAAGCGGAGTTGTACTAAG GTTCACAAGCAAGGGAGCCTAGTAGGAAGAGCCATTGATCTCTCAAGGCTGAATGGATACAGTGACCTGCTTAGTGAACTAGAGCGGCTGTTTAGCATGGAGGGCCTTCTACGAGATCCGGATAAAGGATGGCAGATCTTGTACACCGACAGCGAAAATGACATGATGGTCGTTGGGGATGACCCATGGCA TGAGTTCTGTGATGTGGTTTCCAAGATCCATATATATACCAAAGATGAAGTGGAGAAGATGACCATTGGAATGATCAGTGACGATACTCAGAGCTGTTTGGAACAAGCACCAATGGTAATGGAAGCCTCGAAATCTTCATCAGTGGGTTAG
- the LOC122294280 gene encoding auxin response factor 4-like isoform X4, with amino-acid sequence MEIDLNYAVTEVEKNAYCNGDCGKGGCVCCLSSSTSSCSSNSSTAPVSSPIYLELWHACAGPLTSLPKKGNVVVYFPQGHLEQAASSTPFSPMEMPNIDLEPQIFCRVVNVQLLANKENDEVYTQVTLLPQPEFVRKILEGKVLQELGVDEDGGGGSPTKSTPHMFCKTLTASDTSTHGGFSVPRRAAEDCFPALDYKQQRPSQELVAKDLHGVEWRFRHIYRGQPRRHLLTTGWSVFVSQKNLISGDAVLFLRGENGELRLGIRRAVRPRNGLPDSIVGNENSYPKVLSLVASRLSTKSMFHVFYCPSQMKLLPPQMKPVTVGDSYSIQSQRASHAEFVISYQKYVKSITNPVTTGTRFKMRFEMDDSPERRCCGVVTGISDLDPYRWPNSKWRCLVIRWDEDISSDHTDRVSPWEIDPSISLPPLSIQSSPRLKKLRTSLPIIPPANPITVRGGGFLDFGESVRSPKVLQGQEKGFISPFYGCDTVNHTLDFEMRSPAHQNQSSIGIGKSNIGEYLKIHPTSYSGFAEFDRFPKVLQGQEICPLRSLTRKSEFNLDVWGKANPGCNASNMYQEPKPNFFPLQAETVQNLYLPYNDFYQAGQNPKMRCHATNVPRENVSFNPSSIQTGVVTNEFGPQNLQNERQPAENVSTAPTSGTTMRNLKDEKFNGNVAGCKVFGICLTGETPNLQVSGSQAREPSRKSH; translated from the exons ATGGAAATTGATCTGAACTATGCAGTGACTGAGGTGGAGAAGAATGCATATTGTAATGGGGACTGTGGCAAGGGTGGTTGTGTTTGCTGTTTGTCCtcttcaacttcttcatgttcTTCAAATTCGTCTACAGCTCCTGTGTCCTCTCCAATTTATCTGGAGCTTTGGCATGCTTGTGCTGGCCCTCTCACCTCTCTGCCCAAGAAAGGAAATGTGGTTGTCTACTTCCCTCAAGGTCACTTAGAACAGGCTGCCTCATCCACTCCTTTCTCACCCATGGAGATGCCAAACATTGATCTCGAACCACAGATCTTCTGCAGAGTTGTCAATGTCCAACTACTC GCTAATAAGGAGAATGATGAGGTCTATACACAGGTTACTTTGCTTCCTCAGCCTGAG TTCGTGAGGAAGATTTTAGAGGGCAAAGTGCTTCAAGAGTTGGGGGTGGATGAGGATGGCGGTGGAGGATCGCCTACAAAGTCTACTCCTCACATGTTCTGCAAAACCCTTACTGCTTCTGATACCAGCACCCATGGGGGGTTCTCTGTTCCTCGTAGAGCTGCTGAAGACTGTTTTCCTGCTTTG GATTATAAGCAGCAGAGGCCCTCTCAAGAGCTTGTTGCTAAAGACCTGCATGGGGTGGAGTGGAGGTTCCGACATATTTATAGAG GTCAGCCAAGGCGGCATCTGCTCACTACAGGATGGAGCGTTTTTGTAAGCCAAAAAAACCTTATTTCGGGGGATGCAGTTCTCTTTTTGAG GGGTGAAAATGGAGAGCTGAGGTTGGGAATTAGAAGAGCTGTACGacctagaaatggtcttcctgaTTCAATTGTTGGCAATGAGAATTCTTATCCAAAAGTACTTTCTCTAGTAGCCAGTCGGCTATCCACAAAGAGCATGTTTCATGTTTTCTACTGTCCAAG TCAGATGAAACTACTTCCTCCACAGATGAAGCCTGTGACTGTTGGAGATAGTTACTCTATACAGTCCCAAAG GGCAAGTCATGCAGAGTTTGTCATATCCTACCAAAAGTATGTCAAAAGCATCACCAATCCTGTAACAACTGGAACTAGATTCAAAATGAGATTTGAAATGGATGATTCACCAGAAAGAAG GTGCTGTGGTGTAGTCACTGGAATAAGTGACTTGGATCCCTACAGATGGCCCAACTCTAAATGGAGATGTTTGGTG ATCAGATGGGATGAAGATATTTCAAGTGATCATACAGATCGAGTTTCTCCATGGGAAATTGATCCTTCGATTTCTCTCCCGCCATTGAGCATTCAGTCTTCTCCACGGCTTAAAAAGCTGAGGACAAGTCTACCAATAATCCCACCTGCCAACCCAATCACTG TGAGAGGGGGTGGGTTTTTGGACTTTGGGGAGTCTGTAAGATCCCCTAAGGTCTTGCAAGGTCAAGAAAAAGGTTTCATATCACCCTTCTATGGATGTGATACTGTAAACCACACACTGGATTTTGAGATGCGATCCCCTGCACATCAAAATCAATCGTCGATTGGGATAGGAAAGTCTAATATTGGTGAGTATTTGAAGATCCATCCCACCTCTTACTCAGGCTTCGCGGAATTTGATAGATTTCCAAAGGTCTTGCAAGGTCAAGAAATATGCCCATTGCGATCATTGACAAGAAAATCTGAGTTTAATTTGGATGTTTGGGGAAAAGCAAATCCTGGTTGCAATGCTTCCAACATGTATCAAGAACCAAAACCCAATTTCTTCCCCCTGCAAGCAGAGACTGTTCAAAATTTATATCTTCCCTATAATGACTTCTACCAAGCTGGCCAAAATCCCAAAATGCGCTGTCATGCAACTAACGTACCAAGAGAAAATGTCTCATTCAACCCATCTTCTATTCAGACAGGGGTTGTGACAAATGAATTTGGACCGCAGAATCTACAAAATGAGCGTCAGCCAGCTGAAAATGTGTCCACTGCCCCCACTTCAGGGACAACTATGAGAAAtctaaaagatgaaaaatttaatgGGAATGTGGCTGGCTGTAAAGTTTTTGGGATTTGCCTGACTGGGGAAACTCCAAACTTACAAGTTTCTG GTTCACAAGCAAGGGAGCCTAGTAGGAAGAGCCATTGA